In one Sebastes umbrosus isolate fSebUmb1 chromosome 13, fSebUmb1.pri, whole genome shotgun sequence genomic region, the following are encoded:
- the LOC119499742 gene encoding rhodopsin kinase GRK1-like: protein MDIGGLTTVVANSAYINARGSIDGSAAAARDKKYHSRLKLPHITVCEDLRDTLDIAFDVVCVEQPIGKRLFREFLDANAEYHGACRLWKDIEGYDLAEDSDRAKKASKIVDRYMDPAAKHYCPYLSEDIIAKVKESQEAAGDDLFAAALATTLDFLRDAPYTFFMESLYLKRYVQWKWLEMQPMDADWFLDFRVLGKGGFGEVSACQMKATGKLYACKKLNKKRLKKRKGFEGAMVEKRILEKVHSRFIVSLAYAFQTKDELCLVMTIMNGGDLKYHIYLVDENNPGFDEPRACFYIAQIIQGMEHLHQKRIIYRDLKPENVLLDNDGNVRISDLGLAVELKEGKTQTKGYAGTPGYMAPEMLKGEKYDSSVDYFTLGVTLFEFIAAKNPFRNRGEKVDREEMKERMLTREVTYLENFSEHTKTLCDGLMAKEVDKRMGFKNGCCDEIRAHPFFNDINWRKLNAGILPPPFVPDSKVVYAKSLDDVGAFSSVKGVALDDPDKTFFDEFSSGNIPIPWQEEMIETGIYGELNIWGPRGSVPNDLRRESILEQPKSSTCCIS from the exons GACCACAGTGGTAGCAAATTCTGCTTATATCAATGCTCGTGGAAGCATCGAtggctcagcagcagcagctcgtgATAAGAAGTACCATTCTCGCCTCAAACTGCCCCACATCACTGTGTGTGAGGACCTGAGGGACACCCTGGATATTGCCTTTGACGTAGTCTGCGTGGAACAGCCCATCGGTAAACGTCTCTTTAGGGAATTCTTGGATGCAAATGCAGAGTATCACGGGGCTTGCCGTTTGTGGAAAGACATCGAGGGGTACGACCTGGCGGAGGATTCTGACCGGGCAAAGAAGGCCTCAAAGATTGTCGATCGTTACATGGACCCCGCTGCCAAACACTACTGCCCGTACCTGTCTGAGGACATCATAGCTAAGGTGAAGGAAAGCCAGGAGGCTGCAGGTGATGATTTGTTTGCGGCAGCATTGGCCACAACGTTGGACTTTCTGCGCGATGCTCCCTACACTTTCTTCATGGAGAGTTTGTACCTGAAGAGGTATGTGCAGTGGAAGTGGCTTGAGATGCAGCCCATGGATGCAGACTGGTTCCTAGACTTCCGTGTGCTGGGGAAAGGTGGGTTTGGGGAGGTGTCTGCCTGTCAGATGAAAGCCACAGGAAAACTGTACGCCTGTAAGAAACTCAACAAGAAGAGgctgaagaagaggaaaggCTTTGAG GGGGCGATGGTGGAGAAGAGGATTCTTGAGAAGGTTCACAGTCGCTTCATTGTGTCATTGGCGTATGCCTTCCAGACAAAGGACGAACTTTGCCTGGTCATGACCATCATGAATGGAGGAGACCTCAA GTACCATATCTACCTGGTGGATGAGAACAACCCGGGGTTTGACGAGCCCAGAGCCTGTTTTTACATCGCTCAGATCATCCAAGGCATGGAGCACCTCCACCAGAAAAGAATCATCTACAGAGATCTCAAACCAGAAAATGTTCTGCTAGATAATGATG GGAACGTGCGTATATCTGACCTGGGTCTTGCCGTGGAGCTAAAAGAAGGCAAAACACAGACCAAAGGATATGCTGGGACACCAG GGTACATGGCTCCAGAGATGCTGAAAGGAGAGAAGTATGACTCCTCAGTCGACTACTTCACTCTTGGAGTGACACTGTTTGAGTTCATCGCTGCTAAGAACCCGTTCAGAAACAGGGGCGAGAAG GTCGATCGTGAGGAGATGAAAGAGCGCATGCTGACACGGGAGGTGACATATCTGGAGAATTTCAGTGAGCATACAAAGACGCTCTGTGATGGGCTGATGGCTAAGGAGGTTGATAAGAGGATGGGTTTTAAGAATGGATGCTGTGATGAGATCAGAGCGCACCCATTTTTCAATGACATCAACTGGAGGAAACTGAATGCAG GTATTCTGCCTCCTCCTTTTGTCCCGGACTCTAAAGTGGTGTACGCTAAAAGTCTGGATGACGTCGGGGCTTTCTCCTCGGTGAAGGGAGTGGCCTTGGATGACCCTGACAAGACCTTTTTTGACGAGTTTTCCTCCGGCAACATCCCCATCCCCTGGCAAGAGGAGATGATCGAAACGGGCATTTATGGAGAGCTCAACATTTGGGGTCCTCGTGGCAGCGTCCCCAACGACCTCCGCAGGGAGTCCATACTAGAGCAGCCAAAGTCATCAACCTGCTGCATATCGTAG